The segment CCCTGCTCAGGCACacgctgcaggagctgctctccCACCGCTGGCTATCGCAAACCTGGCTGATGCGGGGTTGCCAGCTGGCATCATGAGCTAGCAGTGTGCCctcgtggccaagagggccagtgggatcctggtgtgcattaaaaggagcgtggccagcaggtcaagggaggtgatcctgcccctctactctgccctggtcaggcctcacctggagtactgggtccagttctgggctccccggtacaaaaaagacagggatctcctggaaagagtccagcggagggcaacaaaggTGATACGGGGCcgggagcatcttccctatgaagaaaggctgagagacctggggctgttcagcctggagaagactgagaggggatctcatcaatgtttaCACATAtctgaagtgtgggagacagggatttggccaacctcttttctgtggggacaggacaaggggcaatggccacacaatggagcccaggcagttcGGCACCAACacgcgaaagaacttcttcacggtgagggtgacggagcactgggacaggctgcccagggaggttgtggagtctgcttctctggagatattcaaggcccatctggacacctccctgggcagcctgctctaaggaacctgctttggcagggggttggacccgatgatctcgggaggtcccttccaacccccacagttctgtgattctaaatcAGTGGGTACAGAATGTCACAAGGGTATTACTCTGAATTTCAAAGATGCCCCTTCAGCAGATGACTAATTAATTCCaattagcttttaaaaatctagAAAGCTGCTTTCGTACAAGGTCAGGTTCCTCCACGCAGTACCGTACGTTTGCTCTGGCCTGCAAGCAAGCAGCATGTGAAGCAGCAACCTCGCTGCTCCAGGATAGCAATGCCAAATGAGGTGCTGGTCCCAGTGAACATTCCCACTTGCCCTGAGGGTGGACAAGGTTAGCGTTGTACTTTAAATCCCTGGTGATATGGAAATAGATACAAAATTGTGGCATTCCTGACAGCATCACTAAAGTACAACCAGAGTCCAACCCCCACACGGGTACGGAGCcccggtgctgctggtgctgtgggTCACGAGCTGGAGATGCAGCCGAGCCGAGGGACCAGTCgcagcagcaggggaaaagCAAGGGTGCTCTGAGGGCACGTGATTCGCAATGAGGCTCTGTGCCTGCTCTCATACCCGACAATACCATTGTGCgctcatttgtttctttttggcaCGATACAGTGAGTAATTTCCCTGCCTGGTCCCTCTAGGGAGACAACCAAGAGCCCTCTGGGGACTTCCCTGGAGAGGGCGAGCCCTGGCACGGCTGCAGGGGTCAGCCCGGGAGCCCGCGCCACGCCGCCCGAGGGGGAGCCCAACCCATGAATAATTCTCTAATTGCTCCTTCTCATCAAGCCAGCCATTGCGTCCTCAATTACACAGCAACAATACTATGGCTAACAGGATGAACTATAATTCATGGCCAATATTAGCGTTGTTATTTTACTATGAGTAACTTCCTGGTAATGGCCATTTGAATGTGGCAATATCAATTAAGTGAATATAAACGCTTAGCCTCTGgaaaaatcattaataaaaattTCATTCTGATAGCCTCTAATCGCAGCTAAATACAATTACTCTTATGAGGCCactataaaaattgttttttctcatCAGAAGAAATTCGTAAGGTTTCCCAACTGTTCGTAATAAAGAGAACACTATATAGAAAAGTCCAGAAAATAAGCACACATTTGTTTCTCAAACCCCATAGATAAACATGACAATATCTCTAAGTTACTGGCTACCGAACAGATTTCATGTAGCTATACTTAAGCTGTAGCCTAgtataaatgttttcaaagcagTGCGTTGCTGTTTCGTCTGGAACAGCTGCACGGAATCTCTTTGATGTCAAGCTCTTGTGGAGGGACCGCATTTCAATTCCTCTTTACGCCTCCAAAGTGCtgaaacaggaaggaaaatgtatttaatcaGAACtgttacatggaaaaaaaaaaacagccttgaaTGCAGTAGCAAGAAATAATTCATAGCTGCAGTTGCGGCAGAGCTACAAGAAGCCACACTCATTTGTATTTcaaaggagagagggaaaacagCCCGTGTTtcaccctgcagcaccccttCCTGCGGTGCCGTGCAGGGCATCGCGTCCCTGCCATGCTGCAAACACGGCCGGCGGGTGTCATGGGCTGCCCGTGCGCTCCTGTCCCCATGGAGCGTGCTGCGGGGTACCTGAGAGGTGCCCAGCCAGCCAGCAGTGCCCATATTTGCACCCACCCACCGTGTGCCTGGTGCCTGGGTCGCCCAGGACCCCCTTTGCTCAGGAAATACCAACTGTAATAGCAATCCCGACTGGTACCCTGCCTCCCTAACCTGGTGCACACATGCCCAGTGCGCTCGCTGCCCAGATAGTTAAATACAGTCAGCGGTATTTAATGTTTAACGTCAGCAAACATTTGCCCCCAGGACACATCAGGGAGTTCTTGCATGCATTAAGGAAGTAGCAGAGCGGGCAGCACTGTCTTCCTGCGGGGACTTAAAACTGAAGAAGCAACAGCAGCCAGGTCAAAGCAGGAAGAAGAGGCAACACAGGCAGAATCTCTCTCTCCCGCACTTTGTAAAATAGTCATGTGGGTTTGTTTGCCttgttttgcaaatattttccaggaaaatgtttgtttgggAATGCTCTCAAAAAGCAATGCTCAAGGAGTCCTCCTAATGACCTCAGTACATTTTCTGAGGTATTTCCCTAAGTATGATTTTTGCAGACATCCCCCTTACCGTGCAACATTTAccagagaaaaagcagaagccGAAAAAggcttctgaaaaatccaggggCTCTGCTTCAAAACTCAACGAGTCAACACACACAGTTTCTGCTTGTGTTGGTGAGCTCCATCTCACCTGCAGCAAGGGTctgcctgccccctgcccgccAGCCTGGACAGCCCCACGCTGCCCCGCTGCACAGCAGACTTACTGCTCTCCCGTTCCAGCGCCGATGCTGTCCACAAACGGGATTTCTTCCCTGTCTGTCTTCCCCAGAACAAGCTGGTGCTTCTCCATGTTTATGACACACTGTAAAGAATAAATGTATCCATGTAAGAGGGAAAGCTGCAATTCACAGCAGTCCCAGCTTCTCCAGCATGGGTAAAAGCCCTACTAGAAAACTTTTACCTTCAGGGATTTCAGTGTTTGCAGGCCAAAGGAGAAGGATTTCTCATTGTCTTctgaaaaatagaaacatttgGATTTAAACATTCAAAATGATCTCCCACGGCTTTCTGTAAAGTATCTGCACCCTTCCTCGATGGCTCCTCTGCTAAACAAAACCCAGTCTATAAAGGGGTTGAATTACTCCAGAGGGGAGAATAGGTAAACGAGGAAATTCTATTTGAAAGTAATTCTATTTGAATTTTAATGTGTTTCCTGAAGGCTCATGCTTTCCCTCAGGGTACCCCCAGCGGAGCACTCACCCACGACGAGCGCGGCGCACTCCACGCGGACCGCTCCCACCGTCAGGACCAGATGGGCAATTTGGCCGATGACCCTCTGGTTGCGTGGTAAGGAAATTGCCTCCTCCTCACTGGGAAGCGCTTCAAGATGCTCCTTTAACCTGCACGTTGAAAACAATTCTGAGATGAAACAGCCACAGTTCAACCCATCCGGGGAGGAGCAAACTGCGTTTGAAGGGTACTCAGACTTGAAGTGCTCTTAGCTTGTTCGTGTTACCAGGCTGCTAACAGACACTGCTTTCCTGGCAGGTTTTCTGCAATGTCCTGTGTGTAGTCTGCAGCTCATACCCACTTCAGTTCACAGCACCATCCCAAGATGCAGCCATGGGGTTGAGTCAGGCCTTGTTTGAAGCGAACTCTGAATGTAACTCACGGCTTGCGAGTTCTTTTTACCTGAGGAatcttttgttttacatttcccCAAGCCTTAGAAAGCTTGGGGAAATGCTTTGATCTAAAATTGCTTCTAATTTAGTGTTGGAGGAAGCAAGTGATGCTCTGCGTTGACTTCCATCAGCTGAGATAACAACATTTTGTCTCCATGCCTTAAAGCTAGGGCAATGTGTGTAATGCTTGCTTATTAGCAGATCCTACTGCTGGCTGTCTTCGGAGGAAGCTGTGACATATAAATCACATTCAgcccaagaaaagaaaaaaaggtgtcacAAATATCTCAAGTACAGTAATTTCTTCTGTCTGTGCTCCAAGAACTATTCTGACAACGCTGATTAATTATTTAGCTTTAATTCGTCCTTTAAGCCGAACTAGAATCTAATAGAAAAGCAGCCAGACAGTAATGTCTCTCTCAGGTAAAcgctgcatttatttttgtccatTCAAAGAGGCAGAGATGCCAGTGCTGAGGTTAGGATTGCCCACATCATTCAGCACAAGTACAAAGACCAGGAGAGGCAGCAAAGAGAACAATCTGGATCCCCTCTGACTCTTTACTTAGAGACTGGCCTTGAAAATGCTGTCAGGAGCACATCAAGTCTATTGGCTCCTTGACCCTGAGCTGGCTTATTCTGCCCCAGAACTGCTCTGGAGCAGGCATTTCCCAGCGGCTGCTCTAGTGACTGGAGGGAAGACGTGCAGGCTTGGGTCTCTCTTCCCTTCCATAAGCCTCCAAGCACAGCCTTGCTGTTCAGTTCTACACCCAAGGAGGATTTATGGCACTGCAGTGACCTGAGAGCTAGCCTTAAAGGCAAGAGAAGGACCTCAAAAGGTACAATGACAACACACAGGTTTTTAAAAAGCCTGTGCCTCAGGCACACGCATTCTGCCCAGACCCCAGACGAGGCAGCAGGAACCCAACCCCAGCGCCCCCAAGCCtgacctgcaggcagcagcattgGCACAGCATCCTACCAGGCCCTTCAGCCCCAGCAGGAACAAGCACGCTCAGTAAGTCGCTTCCCCACTGCTTTCCAGGGCTGAATTTAAACAAAACTCGTGTTTTATCATCGCCACGTGCACTGGACTGCTTTGAAGTGAAACGTGCTGGAGCAGTGCCTGTTGTTGCACAGGGCCTACCACAGAGAAGGCAGAACAAGCCGGGCATCAAAGCCGCGTTTTTTAAGCTGCTTGGTTAATCTGGCTTTAGCTTTTGTCacagcaaacacaaacagcaaggGAGCTGCAAGAAGCTGGTGGAAAGGCAGTCCTGCTGGTGCCTGCCAGGTCAGTCCCTGGGCATGTTTCTGaagctgagcagtgctgcaaaaaaaataaaacataaaaatgcacaGGACCAGCATGGGTAAGATGGGCAGCAGAGGGACTGTCACAGGCCATCAGTGTACAGCTAGGACGTGTTGAGCAGCCAGTGTAATATCTTGCAGGATGAAGCCCCTCCACATGCACTGTTATAATCCATAAACCAGGCTGCGTTGCTTCACAGCTTGCCCCAGGAAGCACTACCATGCACCACGTTTCCGCAGGACAGAGCCCGGCCCACCGGAGCACACTTACCCCAACCTGTCCAGGCAGGCGGACGACATCAGGTTGTGCTGCGAGCCCGTGTCCACCACGGCCTTCAGCTCCTTCCCAGCGCACTGTGAGGAGCAAGCAGAGAGGGGAGACAACAcgtggggggggaggaggaatgCAGAAGCACCGGTGTTTCCTTACATCAGCCCACACCTTCCTTGTCCCCCCCAAGCTGTCTCAGGGCACGCCCTACCACATGCACAAGCCCCACAGGACCGCCAGCATTAGCACATCACCTTGTCCATCCCAGCTGTTCAACTGCTTTTTGAGAAAGCTGGGGCTATGAAATAACGTAGTGCTGGGCACTGAGGGGCTCCAGCTGCAGACACTGGCCTTGGCATCTCCTTGGCACCCTATAGCTGCTAGACCTGGTGTATGGTGCAAGACGGTGCTTTGGAGCAAGAAAAATTTGGAGCATTTCAGTGTGCTCCCCCAGCCTTGCTACTTTCTGCAGCCTGACATCCGAGAGAAGGCATCCATCAGACCAGTTTTCTCTGTGATGCTTGGGTGTTCGTGCCAtggcagccccagggctgtgAGGGCAGGAGCAGCGCAGCCCTGGGCAAGCCATGAGCTGCACGCAACCGCTTTTAAGGCTGCTGCAAATCTCGGGTGATGCAGAGCTGCTGTCGTTACTCACGTAGGAGGAGATGGCTGCTAAATAGCAATGGGTTTTTATTTCGCTGCTGAAAATGACTGCTTTTCTCTTCTAGAACTAAACAGGGTTTTGTCAAAATAATGCCTTAAGCTAACATCCCTAATCGAGAAACAAGGAAAGCAAGAACATCGCGTGAGGCtgtcaaaaatgaaatttggaggaaaaaaaataaaataaaactgaaggcTGTGGAATATTACCTGGCAGCTCACCACTATGAACTCCTCATCCTCCACTTTCCTGGAGCTGCCCAGTTTGGTCTGATTCAACTTATTGGTCTGTGCTGAGATGTCACTCTTCGGAGTCCAGCTGCCCCGGCTGCTTCGCAGTTTTGATAAATTTGTCTCCATTAAGCGCCTCTGCAGGATATTGTGCGGTTGCTTTAAGGGAACACAAAAAGAGAGCAGGGTGAAGTCAGTGGAAAACTCCAAAGTGATACGCTGCCAGCCTGCTGCATGATCCTCCGGTGCCCCTGGGTCAGCACGGATCTCATGGGAGGGCTGCCCCAAGTCTTCTCTCACAGTGATCAGAAAATTTCCCCTGATTTCCAGACTGCATGTATTCATCCTAGGCTGCACCCATTTGTTCTTGTGCTAGCTCTGAACATGGCTTTGATTAAAGAGAACTACTTGGCGTTGGTGAGGGAATAAcccttttcaaaaatattaagcaGATTTTGGAGGCACGTCTTTCTTTCTCCAAATTCAGGATTTGGCTTCATGTAGGAGTAAAAACAAATCAGGCTTTTCAAGGTGTTGTTTCCACTCTGATTGTCGTGATCTGTTGATAAGAGTATCAGGAATTCTGCAAAACTGGGAGAAGTTAAGAGGTAACAAAATCAACTGGAAAATTATGCGTACTAGATAAGTATGGAAAAGGCTTGTGGAGGTGCTGAATGAACTCATGCTGACAGTTGGCTCAGCACTGGTGTTGCTGACATGCAAAATAGCTGAGTCCGATCTCCACCGGTCATGTTCTTTGCATGGATCAACCCAGAATTTGAGAAGATGATGTGGGTGTTTGTGTGTTGGCTCTTCCATGTGCGAGTGAACAAGGCAGAACTGCAAGGAGCAAGCTTAATTTGCTGTCTAGTGTTAGATCTGGTCTCTGGATCAGAATTTGATCAAAAATAAGCCCTGAGTCTATCTTCCCAACATGTTTCCATTTAGCAGCTGAGGTAAGTGGGACAAGCCCTCAGTGTCAAACCatgggagagaaaggagaggagagggagcagTAACACCACCTGCGGTAAGTTCACCCCAACAAGTCCCCGTGCACCGTGTGGCTGCCTCTTGCTTTCCGTGTCACTTCCATTTGCTCTGCGAGAAGCACGTTGCCTCTCAGTATCTCCTCTGACTGCTTTCCCAAAAgcctttttatatttaatgctAGTCATGGACGGATGCACACACGCTGCTGGAGGTGAAATGACTCTACTTGATTATCTGCTCATTTCTCTGCCTGGCTAAgcttccctctgccccccgACCTTTTCTTGTGATTCTAATTTGTCTGCAGTAAGAGCTTTTTACTGTCTCATCCTTGAATTTCTTGCATTCGTATTAAATACACTCGTGTGTCTGCAAAGGCATCGAGAACAGCAAACCCCTAGTTCTGAAGGGATTTCGATGGGATTGGGATAATTTTGAAAACTTCGTGCTGTAGTCCTCCAAGCTAGCCAGCACGCAGCCTCGCACACAATGcctcatctttaaaaatattctggacGACATGTTAAATAACAGCATTTACAGCAGGCTAATGCAACTTGGCATCATCCTAAAATAACTGAGGCGGCGTTGGTGCTTCACATCCTGCTGtgggcagagccctggcagTTCAGCTGGATGCGAGTGACAAAACCAGGTATATGGTGCAGATATCCGTGGCCACAGGGACACGTAGTCTCCTTTTTTCCCACACTTTTCACTGCTCTTCTGCATACAACTTGtcacttgaaataaaatttcatcaTCGTTTCCAGCTGCAGGTGCTGTGTCTGACACTTGAGAGCACATCCTGTGCAAAGGAGAGACCGTGGCTGTGCTCCCCGTGACAGGGAAACATCAGATCCTACGATATGCCACCTCCTTCGTGCACAAAAAGTAAGAAAGATCCATCACCACTGGTGAGCTACCATTCTCCTGACAGGATCCACAAGACTAAACTGCAGGAGCCAGCACTACTTAGCTAGCTGCCAGGTAGGCAGACTCGCTCCACTATCAGTGGTACAGACCCCATGGTGAGGGATGAAGAAATCGATTCAGAAGCAAGCACTCTTACAGGAGGTGGGAGCAATAGGTGCACAATCAGCACTATCACCACCTTGAAGGCTCCATaaccataacaaaaaaaatacctagCATTCAGCAAACATTTACCAACCACATGGGACCATCTCTTGCTGATGCTCGTTCTTGTGGAAGCAGCAGCGCATCCTGCCTtcagggggggagggaggagaggagcgcTGGAAAATGTTGCTTACTTGTGCTCCAGCACATAAATAATCTGGCAAAAGGGGGTTGAAAGGTTCCCTGTAGCACCATTCTGTCTCAGACTATTAATTAGTTTGCTTTAGCTTGTATTTCGCGACTCTCGTGTGCAACAGAGTGAGGGATGTTAGTCACAGAGATGACTCAAGTGATGGATACATACTTGGTAAACAGATAATGTGCTAGGGGACATGTGCAAACGCACTTTTTGCTGGAAAACTGCAAGCAGACCATTTATGGAAGGGAAATGGGGAAAACCTCTTCAGCGACAGATCTGGAAACCAGCAGTGTTCTCTCCTCAGCTCAGGTTGGCAGAGCAGCCAGTACCCAGGTTATTGGGTACTGTCTTTCTACACATCACACAAAACTGATGAGAGTTTTATAAGAGAATAAGATGTTACATACCACCatgaaagtggggaaaaaaatagtctttccTAGTATTAAATTgcagtagtaaaaaaaatatttcctgctaTCGTTCAGAAGAATGGATGTTCCaaacaagccttttttttttttttccataaaatatctccatttccatccctgTGACTTCGCAAAAACCTGCAATCTTCTAAAAAAGTCAGAGTAGAAAACTGGAAGAAACAAATGGAGACATCAAGTATTGCTGAACCTATTTACCGGTGTCTGTCAAAAATACAAATTAGTCAGTCCACTCTGTTCCTCTCTGATTGATACACACGTACACACCGCAGGTCCCAGTACGCATTTCCCTGGCAGGTTTCTCACTATTTTGGCTTCTAGATGAGGGGATAACAAGACCTGTCACAACAG is part of the Anas platyrhynchos isolate ZD024472 breed Pekin duck chromosome 5, IASCAAS_PekinDuck_T2T, whole genome shotgun sequence genome and harbors:
- the NRIP3 gene encoding nuclear receptor-interacting protein 3 isoform X1 produces the protein MRMCFCLEAAARAVCSACRLSVPAAQPHNILQRRLMETNLSKLRSSRGSWTPKSDISAQTNKLNQTKLGSSRKVEDEEFIVVSCQCAGKELKAVVDTGSQHNLMSSACLDRLGLKEHLEALPSEEEAISLPRNQRVIGQIAHLVLTVGAVRVECAALVVEDNEKSFSFGLQTLKSLKCVINMEKHQLVLGKTDREEIPFVDSIGAGTGEHTLEA
- the NRIP3 gene encoding nuclear receptor-interacting protein 3 isoform X3, which encodes MEGFCSLLKPLADISLDAVLCRDACTLRWSQERQPHNILQRRLMETNLSKLRSSRGSWTPKSDISAQTNKLNQTKLGSSRKVEDEEFIVVSCQCAGKELKAVVDTGSQHNLMSSACLDRLGLKEHLEALPSEEEAISLPRNQRVIGQIAHLVLTVGAVRVECAALVVEDNEKSFSFGLQTLKSLKCVINMEKHQLVLGKTDREEIPFVDSIGAGTGEHTLEA
- the NRIP3 gene encoding nuclear receptor-interacting protein 3 isoform X2; this encodes MFYSGILTEPSRKEVEIREAASLRQQRRMKQAVQFIHKDSADLLPLDGLKKLGTSKDTQPHNILQRRLMETNLSKLRSSRGSWTPKSDISAQTNKLNQTKLGSSRKVEDEEFIVVSCQCAGKELKAVVDTGSQHNLMSSACLDRLGLKEHLEALPSEEEAISLPRNQRVIGQIAHLVLTVGAVRVECAALVVEDNEKSFSFGLQTLKSLKCVINMEKHQLVLGKTDREEIPFVDSIGAGTGEHTLEA